The Brasilonema sennae CENA114 genome includes a region encoding these proteins:
- a CDS encoding sigma-70 family RNA polymerase sigma factor, giving the protein MNEQQLQELALQAQQHALGTTIRRITLSKLIDDIYRSGKLCHPYKGQFSGVYEQIYQEAVQDLFLYICKNLHKYDPERASFMTWVNMLLSQRFFKEAIPKIIGKANEINVESSVLENLEDLVFDDSENEDNYIFAFKKIRRYIEIDPKGIFKQAHIKKYPQVNFQEIAVKRWSGISWKDISEELNIPVATLSNFYQRTLEKFRDEFRDLCGSEDLTSEEKNYE; this is encoded by the coding sequence ATGAACGAGCAACAGCTTCAAGAGCTAGCTCTACAAGCCCAACAACACGCCCTAGGGACAACAATTAGACGGATAACTTTATCAAAACTAATCGATGATATATACCGCTCAGGCAAACTTTGCCACCCATATAAAGGTCAATTTTCAGGAGTTTATGAACAAATTTATCAGGAGGCTGTACAAGACCTATTTTTGTATATCTGTAAAAATCTTCATAAGTACGACCCGGAACGGGCTTCATTTATGACTTGGGTTAATATGTTATTAAGTCAACGTTTTTTTAAAGAGGCTATTCCCAAAATAATTGGTAAAGCCAATGAAATTAATGTCGAAAGCTCTGTCTTAGAAAACTTGGAAGATTTGGTATTTGACGATAGCGAGAACGAGGATAATTATATCTTTGCTTTTAAAAAAATCAGACGATATATAGAGATAGACCCAAAAGGAATTTTTAAACAAGCACATATCAAAAAATATCCGCAAGTAAATTTCCAAGAAATTGCTGTTAAAAGATGGTCAGGTATATCTTGGAAAGACATTTCCGAAGAATTGAATATTCCAGTGGCAACATTAAGTAATTTTTATCAGCGAACTTTAGAAAAATTTCGCGACGAATTTAGAGATTTATGTGGTAGTGAAGACTTAACGAGTGAGGAAAAAAACTATGAGTGA
- a CDS encoding CHAT domain-containing protein, translated as MTKLVVLKLDGDLQQGVRVTLSIAFEGISPHKEVTGNLPTVTELQTTIDQWRSHYRSLGSPNRALKAKKVTYDGSITGKYEDCKNSATELQKRLNNWLLSESFRSIRESWLKELQENEIVRILIRTSSPQLRQIPWHLWDLVEEYPHAELALSATDYQKTITTKTPTYRDKVKILAILGNSTGIDVETDRRLLNSLPDADVTFLVQPQRHEINDQLWEKPWDILFFAGHSQTVGDRGRIYINENKESLTTDDLKYGLKKAKSNGLAVAIFNSCDGLGLASELETLHIPQIIVMREQVPDEVAQIFLKHFLENFASGSKSLYQAAKEARLKLHGLEDKYPCASWLPVICHNTGATPPNWLDLGRRPTDIIPYRGLFAFREEDAQFFFGRETFTDMLVDAVQNQPLVAVIGSSGSGKSSVVFAGLVKRLRDAGNWHIVDFRPGSRPLFNLATALVDQQEYCFDRAYLEKAGERLAGSRGEKEQGSGKRSYPVGNRPQGNSQKESQITEPVLSRTERLREIRNLASDLEQYENGLRDVVDDILKLDPSQRLLLVADQFEELYTLCRDTGERQTFLDRLLEAIYNCRNFTFVITLRADFLGQALSYRPFADALQYADLKLGPMTDEELQAAVEKPAALLGVTIEEGLVERILSTISVEPGNLPLLEFALTQLWAKQQDAQLTRAVYKEIGGVEAALACYADQAYNQLNFEEKERAQRIFIQLVHPGEGAEDTRRVATRAEVGEENWDLVTRLANARLVVTGRDEKTGLDTVEVVHEALIRSWGQLHQWMQQDRDFRHWQEQLRVAMRTWESSGNDEGALLRGKPLVDAEYWERQRFLELSPVERSFIGLSVELRDREQKQQERRRRLTFSGLAAGLVLALGLAGLAGIGWGNAEISQINALTQSSDGFLSSNNGRKAVESSVKAAIKMRGKFWVDANTRTQVKLALLNTVHNVAAPNTLGGHANWVNGISFSPDGKMLASVSNDSTVKLWDTSTSKEIKTLTGHTNAVNGISFSPDGKMLASVSNDSTVKLWDTSTGKEIKTLTGHANAVNGITFSPDGKMLASASNDSTVKLWDTSTGKEIKTLTGHTNAVNGITFSPDGKMLASASADSTVKLWDTSTGKEIKTLTGHANWVFGISFSPDGKMLATAGVDKTVKLWDAITGKEIKTLTEHTNWVNGISFSPDGKILATASNDSTVKLWDTSTGKEIKTLTGHTNAVNGISFSPDGKMLASASADSTVKLWDTSTGKEIKTLTGHTNWVFGISFSPDGKMLATAGVDKTVKLWRLDFDYLLNEGCNFMREYYKTNPPDNESDKHLCDGVGNKK; from the coding sequence ATGACAAAATTAGTTGTCTTAAAATTAGACGGCGATTTACAACAGGGTGTAAGGGTAACGCTTTCAATTGCTTTTGAAGGTATTAGTCCTCATAAAGAAGTCACTGGTAATCTACCAACAGTTACAGAATTGCAGACAACAATTGACCAATGGCGATCGCACTATCGAAGCTTAGGAAGTCCAAATCGCGCTCTCAAAGCTAAAAAAGTTACTTACGATGGTTCTATTACTGGCAAATACGAAGACTGCAAAAATTCCGCAACTGAGTTACAAAAGCGACTAAATAACTGGCTGCTTTCGGAATCTTTTCGCTCCATCCGGGAGAGTTGGTTAAAAGAATTACAAGAAAATGAAATAGTACGGATACTAATTCGCACATCTAGTCCACAATTACGACAAATACCTTGGCATCTTTGGGATTTGGTGGAAGAATACCCCCATGCCGAACTGGCTTTGAGTGCAACCGATTATCAAAAAACTATAACAACGAAAACTCCTACCTACAGAGATAAAGTCAAAATTCTGGCGATTTTGGGCAACAGTACTGGTATTGATGTGGAAACAGACCGCAGGTTACTCAATAGTTTACCGGATGCCGATGTCACCTTTTTAGTACAGCCCCAACGTCATGAAATTAATGACCAATTGTGGGAAAAACCTTGGGATATCCTGTTTTTTGCAGGTCATAGTCAAACTGTAGGAGATAGGGGTCGCATATATATTAATGAAAATAAAGAAAGCTTAACTACTGATGACCTCAAATATGGCTTGAAAAAGGCGAAGAGCAACGGGTTAGCCGTGGCGATTTTCAATTCCTGTGATGGTTTAGGATTAGCATCTGAGTTAGAAACGCTACATATTCCCCAAATTATTGTCATGCGGGAACAAGTACCAGATGAAGTGGCGCAGATATTTTTAAAGCATTTTTTAGAGAATTTTGCTTCGGGTAGTAAGTCCTTATATCAAGCAGCCAAGGAAGCCAGGTTAAAGTTGCATGGACTTGAGGATAAATATCCCTGTGCTTCTTGGTTACCAGTAATTTGTCACAATACAGGTGCAACCCCACCAAATTGGTTAGACTTAGGTCGCCGTCCCACCGATATTATTCCCTATCGTGGTTTATTTGCCTTCCGGGAGGAAGATGCACAATTCTTTTTTGGACGAGAAACTTTCACCGATATGTTGGTGGATGCAGTACAAAATCAACCCTTGGTAGCGGTGATTGGTTCTAGTGGTAGTGGTAAATCCAGTGTGGTGTTTGCAGGTTTGGTCAAACGTCTGCGAGATGCTGGAAATTGGCATATTGTTGACTTTCGTCCCGGTTCCAGACCCTTGTTTAATCTGGCAACTGCCCTTGTTGACCAGCAAGAATACTGTTTTGATAGAGCTTACCTTGAAAAAGCAGGGGAGCGCTTAGCAGGGAGCAGGGGAGAAAAGGAGCAAGGGAGCGGTAAGCGGAGCTATCCCGTAGGGAATCGCCCACAAGGAAATTCTCAAAAAGAGTCCCAAATCACCGAACCTGTACTTAGCCGCACTGAACGCTTGCGGGAGATTAGAAACCTTGCCAGCGACCTGGAACAGTATGAAAATGGGTTGCGGGATGTGGTGGATGATATCCTCAAACTTGACCCCAGCCAGCGTTTGTTGCTAGTTGCTGACCAATTTGAAGAACTTTACACTCTTTGCAGAGATACAGGAGAACGCCAAACTTTTCTAGATAGATTACTCGAAGCAATCTATAATTGTCGTAATTTTACTTTTGTCATCACTCTTAGGGCAGATTTTTTGGGACAAGCATTATCTTATCGTCCCTTTGCCGATGCCTTACAGTATGCAGACTTAAAACTTGGTCCGATGACGGATGAGGAATTGCAAGCAGCAGTAGAAAAACCTGCGGCGTTGCTGGGGGTGACAATTGAGGAGGGGCTTGTTGAGCGCATTCTTTCCACTATTAGTGTCGAACCGGGGAATTTACCTTTATTGGAGTTTGCCTTGACTCAACTGTGGGCAAAACAACAAGATGCCCAGTTAACCCGTGCTGTTTACAAGGAAATTGGTGGAGTAGAAGCAGCATTAGCTTGTTATGCTGACCAAGCATATAATCAGCTTAACTTTGAGGAAAAAGAAAGGGCACAGCGAATTTTTATCCAACTGGTGCATCCAGGGGAAGGAGCGGAGGATACCCGTCGTGTAGCTACCCGTGCTGAGGTGGGTGAAGAAAATTGGGATTTGGTAACTCGCTTGGCTAATGCTCGTTTAGTAGTTACGGGAAGGGATGAGAAAACGGGTTTAGATACAGTAGAGGTTGTTCATGAAGCCTTGATCCGCAGTTGGGGACAATTACATCAGTGGATGCAGCAAGATAGGGACTTTCGTCACTGGCAAGAGCAATTGCGGGTAGCAATGCGTACTTGGGAGAGTAGCGGTAATGATGAAGGGGCGCTGTTGCGAGGTAAGCCACTGGTAGATGCTGAATATTGGGAAAGACAACGTTTTTTAGAATTGAGTCCGGTGGAGAGGAGTTTTATTGGGCTAAGTGTGGAATTGCGCGATAGGGAACAAAAGCAGCAAGAACGCAGAAGACGGCTGACTTTTTCTGGACTGGCAGCGGGTTTGGTGTTAGCTTTGGGTTTAGCTGGGCTAGCGGGTATAGGCTGGGGGAATGCTGAAATCAGTCAAATTAATGCCTTAACCCAAAGTTCCGATGGGTTTTTGAGTTCAAATAATGGGCGAAAAGCTGTCGAATCAAGCGTAAAAGCTGCTATAAAAATGCGAGGTAAATTCTGGGTAGATGCGAATACACGCACTCAGGTAAAACTGGCATTATTAAATACAGTTCACAATGTTGCCGCACCTAACACCTTGGGAGGACACGCAAACTGGGTTAATGGCATCAGTTTCAGTCCCGATGGCAAGATGCTAGCTTCTGTCAGTAATGACAGCACGGTGAAACTGTGGGATACCAGCACCAGCAAAGAAATCAAAACCCTTACTGGGCATACAAACGCGGTTAATGGCATCAGTTTCAGTCCCGATGGCAAGATGCTAGCCTCTGTCAGTAATGACAGCACGGTGAAACTGTGGGATACCAGCACCGGCAAAGAAATCAAAACCCTTACTGGACACGCAAACGCGGTTAATGGCATCACCTTCAGTCCCGATGGCAAGATGCTAGCTTCTGCCAGTAATGACAGCACGGTGAAACTGTGGGATACCAGCACCGGCAAAGAAATCAAAACTCTTACTGGGCATACAAACGCGGTTAATGGCATCACCTTTAGCCCAGATGGCAAGATGCTAGCTTCTGCCAGTGCTGACAGCACGGTGAAACTGTGGGATACCAGCACCGGCAAAGAAATCAAAACCCTTACTGGACACGCAAACTGGGTTTTTGGCATCAGCTTCAGTCCCGATGGCAAGATGCTAGCAACAGCCGGTGTTGACAAGACGGTGAAACTGTGGGATGCCATCACAGGCAAGGAAATCAAAACCCTTACTGAGCATACAAACTGGGTTAATGGCATCAGCTTCAGTCCAGATGGCAAGATACTAGCAACAGCCAGTAATGACAGCACGGTGAAACTGTGGGATACCAGCACCGGCAAGGAAATCAAAACCCTTACTGGGCATACAAACGCGGTTAATGGCATCAGCTTCAGTCCCGATGGCAAGATGCTAGCTTCTGCCAGTGCTGACAGCACGGTGAAACTGTGGGATACCAGCACAGGCAAAGAAATCAAAACCCTTACTGGGCATACAAACTGGGTTTTTGGCATCAGCTTCAGTCCCGATGGCAAGATGCTAGCAACAGCCGGTGTTGACAAGACGGTGAAACTGTGGAGGCTGGATTTTGATTATTTACTCAACGAAGGGTGCAATTTTATGCGCGAGTATTATAAAACCAATCCCCCTGATAATGAGAGTGACAAGCACTTGTGTGATGGAGTTGGTAATAAGAAGTAG
- a CDS encoding Mo-dependent nitrogenase C-terminal domain-containing protein → MNTHTLDLLLPIRKKLDTIEIQNSKLARLLCRVIPASCPFASDIKLFGNLIIHIPPLCKLNPLYEQLIGLRFRALNYLAHLNSNTSWDENGVRKSRLNR, encoded by the coding sequence ATGAACACACACACATTAGATTTACTTTTACCGATACGAAAAAAGCTCGATACTATCGAAATCCAGAATTCAAAATTAGCGCGATTATTGTGCCGAGTAATCCCGGCTTCTTGCCCATTTGCAAGTGACATCAAACTGTTTGGGAACTTAATTATCCATATACCACCCTTGTGTAAGCTCAATCCTCTGTATGAGCAGTTAATTGGTTTACGTTTCCGTGCCCTAAACTACCTTGCTCACTTAAACTCGAACACTTCATGGGATGAAAACGGTGTGAGAAAAAGTAGGCTGAATCGTTGA
- a CDS encoding FG-GAP-like repeat-containing protein, which yields MVLARTANHHPVVFIDANVDDSQSLILGAVAEAEVIVLENHSDGIAQITAALVGRSDISSIHIVSHGAPGCLYLGNSQLSLDTIDSYRSQLKTWESGCIQLYGCNVASGDAGAQFVAQLHELTGTSIAASSKRVGNTALGGSWQLQQHIGECDATNAFTPKLMQSYSGVFAVTFSTPTYYGVGSNPFSITTEDFNGDGLPDLAVGNYGSDNVSVLLNNGSGGFGTATNFAVGLRPRSVTTGDFNGDGLPDLAVPIIGSGGGTVSVLLNNGSGGFGTATNYQAGLGPISVTTGDFNSDGLLDLAVANNSSNDVSVLLNNGSGGFGTATNFAVTSSPQSVTTGDFNGDGKLDLAVASYSDSNNVSVLLNNGDGGFGTATNYQAGSNPYSVTTGDFNGDGKLDLAVVNISSSNVSVLLNNGSGGFGTASNFAVGLTPNTVITGDFNGDGKLDLATANVSSSNVSVLLNNGSGGFGTAMNFRVGPNSGPISVTTADFDSDGKLDLATANVNSKNVSVLLSSIINNQPPVAVDDSATTYQNTAVTFSVTTLLANDTDPDGNPLNPLIITAVGNATNGTVSLNDNGTPDYTSDDEVIFTPNNNFSGNATFDYTLSDGNGGTDTGTVTVAVGQNINGGNRNDNLTGTAGNDVIFGLNGNDTINALAGDDQLDGGNGNDQLNGGNGNDTLLGGNGNDQLDGGNGDDTLLGGNGNDTLLGGNGDDLLVGGNGNDFLRGGNGDDVLAGDTGADTFVLQKNSGVDIITDFNRSAGDKIGLTGGLTFKNLTFSGNNILSDNSILATLTGVNTMTLTASQFVTV from the coding sequence ATGGTACTCGCCCGTACCGCAAATCATCATCCTGTCGTCTTCATTGATGCCAACGTAGACGACTCCCAAAGTCTAATACTCGGTGCAGTAGCAGAAGCTGAAGTGATTGTCCTAGAAAATCACAGTGATGGAATTGCACAAATAACTGCAGCACTGGTTGGACGCAGCGATATTTCTAGCATTCACATCGTTTCTCACGGTGCGCCGGGATGCTTATATCTGGGTAATAGCCAGCTAAGCCTGGACACCATTGATTCTTATCGCTCACAACTGAAAACTTGGGAATCTGGTTGCATCCAACTCTACGGGTGTAACGTCGCCTCCGGGGATGCGGGTGCACAATTTGTTGCTCAACTACACGAATTGACAGGAACAAGTATCGCCGCCTCTTCTAAGCGAGTCGGAAATACAGCATTGGGTGGGAGTTGGCAATTACAACAACACATCGGAGAGTGTGACGCAACGAATGCGTTTACACCCAAACTGATGCAGAGCTACTCTGGGGTATTTGCTGTCACTTTTAGCACTCCTACTTACTATGGAGTGGGGTCAAATCCCTTTTCTATAACCACAGAGGACTTCAATGGTGACGGGCTGCCCGACTTGGCTGTGGGGAACTATGGCTCCGACAACGTTTCAGTGCTGTTGAACAACGGTAGTGGCGGTTTTGGTACTGCAACCAACTTTGCGGTCGGGTTACGTCCGAGATCTGTGACCACGGGGGACTTCAATGGTGACGGGCTACCCGATTTGGCTGTGCCGATCATTGGCTCTGGTGGAGGTACAGTTTCCGTGCTGTTGAACAACGGTAGTGGCGGTTTTGGCACTGCTACCAACTATCAAGCGGGGTTAGGTCCGATATCCGTGACCACAGGAGACTTTAACTCTGACGGGCTACTCGACTTGGCTGTAGCGAACAATAGCTCCAACGACGTTTCAGTGCTGTTGAACAACGGTAGTGGTGGTTTTGGCACTGCCACCAACTTTGCGGTGACGTCAAGTCCCCAATCCGTGACCACAGGGGACTTCAATGGTGACGGTAAACTCGACTTGGCTGTGGCGAGCTATAGCGACAGCAACAACGTTTCAGTGCTGTTGAACAACGGTGATGGTGGGTTTGGCACTGCTACCAACTATCAAGCAGGGTCAAATCCTTATTCCGTGACCACAGGGGACTTCAATGGTGACGGCAAACTCGACTTGGCTGTGGTAAACATTTCTTCCAGTAACGTTTCAGTATTGTTGAACAACGGTAGTGGCGGCTTTGGCACTGCCAGCAACTTTGCGGTGGGGTTAACTCCCAACACCGTGATCACAGGGGACTTCAATGGTGACGGTAAACTCGACTTGGCAACAGCAAACGTTTCTTCCAGCAACGTTTCAGTATTGTTGAACAACGGTAGTGGCGGCTTTGGCACTGCCATGAACTTTAGGGTTGGGCCAAACTCAGGTCCGATATCCGTGACCACAGCTGACTTCGACTCTGACGGCAAACTCGACTTGGCAACGGCGAACGTTAACTCCAAGAACGTTTCAGTATTATTGAGTAGCATCATCAACAACCAACCTCCAGTTGCCGTTGACGACAGCGCCACCACTTACCAAAATACTGCTGTGACTTTTTCTGTAACCACCCTGCTTGCTAACGACACAGACCCGGATGGCAACCCTTTAAACCCTTTAATCATTACTGCTGTCGGCAATGCGACTAACGGTACTGTGAGCTTAAATGACAATGGCACTCCTGATTATACGAGTGATGACGAAGTTATTTTTACTCCCAACAACAACTTCAGTGGCAACGCCACTTTTGATTATACCCTCAGCGATGGCAATGGTGGCACTGACACTGGAACCGTCACAGTTGCTGTTGGCCAAAACATCAACGGTGGTAATCGCAATGACAACCTCACTGGTACTGCTGGTAATGATGTCATTTTCGGTTTGAACGGCAACGATACTATCAATGCCTTGGCAGGAGATGACCAACTCGACGGTGGTAATGGCAATGACCAACTCAACGGTGGTAATGGCAATGACACTTTACTCGGTGGTAATGGCAATGATCAACTCGACGGTGGTAATGGCGATGACACTTTACTCGGTGGTAATGGCAATGACACTTTACTCGGAGGTAACGGGGATGACCTACTTGTCGGTGGTAACGGTAATGACTTCCTCAGAGGTGGTAACGGGGATGATGTCTTAGCTGGTGATACTGGTGCGGATACTTTCGTCTTGCAGAAGAACAGTGGTGTCGATATAATTACTGATTTCAACCGCAGTGCTGGTGACAAAATCGGTTTAACAGGGGGTCTAACCTTTAAGAATTTGACGTTCTCTGGCAACAATATTCTATCGGATAATAGTATCTTAGCAACCCTAACGGGAGTTAATACGATGACGCTAACTGCAAGTCAGTTTGTGACTGTGTAG
- a CDS encoding DUF1822 family protein — MSDMATISTFTGPISTVARRLAEKCSRQQATPEKSQQVLLNTLSVSFVNFYLDCMGFETDTYASDSWNPVQQTLMDVADLLITNLGKLECRPVLENAQFVYVPQEVQSNRIGYVAVEISEDLQSAKLLGFVKEVSIEYLPINQLNPLENLLNYLESLQLQTTKDKSQNLGLSNQNLGSSSQSVVNFKRWFENIFDSGWSTIESIFLTEPVWQFRSAEDGLKNSVERAKLIDFGIKANRESVGIVVKVSHDESNCDEMKIIVELHPTNGQEYLPSSLHVMILDEEGTAVMEAKAKNDNKKIALEFNAAVGDNFSVNIALENVSVVENFVV, encoded by the coding sequence ATGAGTGACATGGCAACTATTTCTACATTTACTGGTCCGATATCAACCGTCGCTCGCAGGCTGGCAGAAAAATGCTCAAGACAGCAAGCTACCCCAGAAAAAAGCCAGCAGGTTTTGCTTAATACCTTGTCTGTATCTTTTGTGAATTTCTATCTAGATTGTATGGGGTTTGAAACTGACACTTATGCGAGTGACAGTTGGAATCCGGTACAACAAACTCTGATGGATGTAGCTGATTTATTGATTACAAATTTGGGGAAGTTGGAATGCCGTCCGGTATTAGAAAATGCACAGTTTGTTTATGTGCCACAGGAAGTCCAATCAAACCGGATTGGCTATGTTGCTGTGGAAATAAGTGAAGATTTACAATCAGCCAAGTTGTTAGGATTTGTCAAGGAGGTATCAATTGAATACTTACCTATTAATCAACTAAATCCTCTAGAAAATTTACTGAATTATTTAGAATCTCTACAATTACAAACAACTAAAGACAAGAGTCAAAATTTAGGTTTATCTAATCAAAATTTGGGTTCATCTAGCCAAAGTGTTGTGAACTTCAAAAGATGGTTTGAGAATATTTTTGATTCAGGTTGGTCAACAATTGAATCTATATTCTTAACTGAACCAGTTTGGCAATTTAGAAGTGCTGAAGATGGATTAAAAAACTCTGTTGAACGGGCTAAATTGATTGATTTTGGGATAAAAGCCAACAGAGAATCAGTAGGGATAGTTGTTAAAGTCAGTCATGACGAAAGCAACTGTGACGAGATGAAAATTATTGTGGAGTTACACCCAACAAATGGTCAAGAGTACTTGCCATCTTCTCTGCATGTGATGATTTTAGATGAAGAGGGAACTGCTGTTATGGAAGCTAAAGCCAAAAACGATAACAAAAAAATTGCATTGGAGTTTAACGCTGCTGTGGGGGATAATTTCAGCGTCAATATAGCTTTAGAAAATGTCAGCGTAGTAGAAAATTTTGTTGTCTAG
- a CDS encoding aldehyde dehydrogenase family protein codes for MSKPIEIRNPWTGKFDYVIIPLPPKLIVQQCNRLRRAQRGWLQLGLEGRIEVLQQWKQAIISGRDKLLETLVNDTGRLSISQLEIDSFLSSIDRWCKLAPELLQESVKDTAISFIELQQTAVPYPLVGVISPWNFPLLLSTIDTIPALLAGCAVIVKPSEIAPRFTGPLLASINTVPILRDVLTFIEGAGETGAALIEYVDLVCFTGSVATGRKVAEAAAKRFIPAFLELGGKDPAIVLSSANLDLATSAILWGSVVNTGQSCLSIERIYVAESIFEKFVEQLLAKVQRLELAYPRLENGEIGPIIAERQAAIISDHLLDAVEQGAVVHCGGEVENYGGSWWCRPTVLTSVDHSMKVMTEETFGPIMPVMPFSTIEEAVNLANDSIYGLSAAVFASSETEALKVARQIDAGAISINDAGLTALMHEGEKNAFKFSGMGGSRMGPAALTRFMRKKAFLVKTKNISDPWWFDNMSGG; via the coding sequence ATGTCCAAACCAATAGAAATCCGCAACCCCTGGACTGGAAAATTTGATTATGTGATTATACCACTACCCCCAAAGCTGATAGTACAGCAATGCAACCGCTTGCGGAGAGCACAAAGAGGTTGGTTGCAGCTTGGTTTAGAAGGGAGAATCGAAGTTCTGCAACAGTGGAAGCAAGCGATTATATCTGGACGCGATAAACTGCTTGAAACTTTGGTCAATGATACAGGAAGATTATCAATATCGCAATTAGAAATTGACTCATTCCTCTCTAGCATTGATAGGTGGTGCAAATTAGCACCAGAATTGCTGCAAGAATCTGTCAAAGATACAGCAATTTCTTTTATCGAACTGCAACAAACAGCGGTTCCTTACCCTCTAGTTGGGGTTATTAGTCCGTGGAACTTTCCTCTGCTGCTTTCAACAATCGATACAATCCCAGCATTACTCGCTGGTTGCGCTGTAATCGTCAAACCCAGTGAAATTGCTCCCCGCTTTACCGGACCATTGTTGGCATCAATTAATACAGTTCCAATATTACGTGATGTATTAACTTTTATAGAGGGAGCAGGCGAAACCGGAGCTGCACTCATTGAGTATGTGGATTTGGTATGCTTTACTGGAAGTGTGGCAACAGGTCGAAAAGTAGCAGAAGCAGCAGCCAAACGCTTTATTCCTGCTTTTTTGGAATTAGGAGGTAAAGACCCGGCTATTGTACTGTCGTCCGCTAATTTAGACTTAGCAACATCAGCAATTTTGTGGGGTTCTGTCGTCAACACTGGACAGTCGTGTCTTTCTATAGAGAGGATCTACGTTGCTGAATCTATTTTTGAAAAGTTTGTTGAACAACTGCTAGCCAAAGTGCAACGCCTTGAGTTAGCTTACCCTAGGCTGGAGAATGGAGAAATTGGTCCGATTATTGCAGAAAGACAAGCAGCAATTATCAGCGACCATCTGCTAGATGCAGTGGAACAGGGAGCAGTTGTTCACTGTGGCGGTGAAGTTGAGAATTACGGAGGATCTTGGTGGTGTCGTCCGACAGTTCTCACTTCTGTTGACCACTCTATGAAAGTGATGACCGAAGAGACATTTGGTCCTATTATGCCAGTGATGCCCTTTTCTACAATTGAAGAAGCGGTGAACTTGGCAAACGACTCTATATATGGACTGAGTGCAGCCGTTTTTGCCTCGTCGGAAACAGAAGCTTTGAAAGTCGCGCGTCAGATAGATGCAGGTGCTATCAGTATCAACGATGCTGGTCTCACTGCTCTTATGCATGAGGGAGAAAAAAATGCTTTTAAATTTTCTGGTATGGGTGGATCCCGCATGGGACCTGCGGCGCTGACACGTTTTATGCGAAAAAAAGCTTTTTTAGTGAAAACAAAGAACATCAGCGATCCTTGGTGGTTTGATAACATGTCGGGTGGTTGA
- a CDS encoding aspartyl/asparaginyl beta-hydroxylase domain-containing protein, with product MESFNEYHLEPKQFPFLNSFQDNWQVIRDEFTHFIKHASNEELQFAYDVLGPKSKTIQTKGNSKYSAFGILYQGIFIEEYIQFHQIQYPNYSQNDASAKSLALRDKYFPKLANVIEKVNLIDDNVIRNVYFGTFHPGLDIKLHVNDNPHMNRGYLGLIVPPGDIAMKICHEQLYWHEGEFMVLDHSYPHCPHNYTNYDRTVLVVDFLKTDKPREELIRFEKEQVTQRMQDNPYSLGVFGKSDKAKIEDFIKYGLAHQLEWDKALGA from the coding sequence ATGGAAAGTTTTAATGAGTATCATCTAGAGCCAAAACAATTTCCTTTTTTGAACAGCTTTCAAGATAACTGGCAAGTTATTAGAGATGAGTTCACACACTTTATTAAACATGCATCTAATGAAGAGTTACAATTTGCTTATGATGTTTTAGGACCTAAAAGTAAAACAATTCAAACCAAAGGAAATTCAAAATATAGTGCTTTTGGAATTTTATATCAAGGTATCTTCATTGAAGAATATATTCAATTTCATCAAATACAATATCCTAATTATAGCCAAAATGATGCATCAGCAAAATCACTTGCATTAAGAGATAAATATTTTCCAAAGTTGGCTAATGTAATCGAAAAAGTCAACTTAATTGATGATAATGTGATTAGAAATGTCTATTTTGGGACATTTCATCCGGGCTTGGATATCAAACTGCATGTGAACGATAACCCTCATATGAATCGTGGCTATCTAGGATTGATTGTGCCACCAGGGGATATAGCGATGAAAATATGCCATGAGCAGCTTTATTGGCATGAAGGAGAATTCATGGTTTTAGATCACAGCTATCCACACTGTCCGCATAATTACACCAATTATGACAGAACTGTTTTGGTTGTAGACTTTTTAAAAACAGATAAGCCTAGAGAAGAATTAATACGATTTGAAAAAGAACAAGTCACACAACGTATGCAAGATAATCCTTACAGTTTAGGTGTTTTTGGTAAAAGTGATAAAGCCAAAATTGAAGATTTTATCAAGTATGGTTTAGCTCATCAGTTAGAGTGGGATAAAGCTTTAGGGGCTTAA